The following proteins are co-located in the Acidimicrobiia bacterium genome:
- a CDS encoding DUF983 domain-containing protein, with translation MEHAGRFTSLMRGLTLRCARCGAGHLFRRWFTMVDDCPGCGLHFEREQGYFAGALAINIIAATMVFFVCFIGGLLLMWPDVNVAILTVSLIVVNAAFPIFFYPFSKTIWVAVDRAFLQRLDRNEALDEQIETKRRAVVRGSR, from the coding sequence ATGGAGCACGCCGGTCGGTTCACGTCACTGATGCGCGGGCTGACGCTGCGGTGCGCGCGCTGCGGCGCCGGGCACCTCTTCCGGCGCTGGTTCACGATGGTCGACGACTGCCCCGGCTGCGGCCTGCACTTCGAGCGCGAGCAGGGCTACTTCGCCGGCGCCCTCGCCATCAACATCATCGCCGCCACGATGGTGTTCTTCGTCTGTTTCATCGGCGGCCTGCTCCTGATGTGGCCCGACGTGAACGTGGCCATCCTCACGGTGAGCCTCATCGTGGTCAACGCCGCGTTCCCGATCTTCTTCTACCCGTTCTCCAAGACGATCTGGGTCGCCGTCGACCGGGCGTTCCTCCAGCGACTCGACAGGAACGAAGCGCTCGACGAGCAGATCGAGACGAAGCGCCGCGCCGTCGTGCGGGGGTCGCGCTGA
- the prmC gene encoding peptide chain release factor N(5)-glutamine methyltransferase produces MPDSGRRGPGLDVALTRNDLRRAVTEQLAGAGVENADDEARWMLEEVSGLGEAELIVAGNDPPTHQERARLAGLVERRLTGEPVQYVLGSWSFRGLDLFVDHRVLIPRPETEVVVETALVDMAERGFRRGRPDRWSAATATYAVADLGTGSGAIALALAAELPDARVWATDLDADALAVAGANAAGSGAPGARIRVAQGSWFDALPDDLRGSLQLVVSNPPYVAAEEWEDLDRSVREHEPRQALVSGGDGLADLATVVNGAREWLVPGGTLVLEVGETQGGDVSALARGAGFAEAELRADLAGADRVLLAHSPG; encoded by the coding sequence GTGCCTGACAGTGGCCGTCGGGGGCCAGGTCTCGACGTGGCGCTCACCCGCAACGATCTGCGCCGCGCGGTCACGGAGCAACTGGCCGGAGCCGGCGTCGAGAACGCCGACGACGAGGCCCGCTGGATGCTCGAGGAGGTGTCGGGGCTCGGCGAGGCGGAGCTCATCGTGGCCGGCAACGACCCGCCGACGCACCAGGAGCGGGCACGTCTGGCGGGTCTCGTGGAGCGACGGCTCACGGGGGAGCCGGTCCAGTACGTGCTCGGCTCGTGGTCGTTCCGGGGACTCGACCTGTTCGTCGACCACCGGGTGCTGATCCCGCGACCCGAGACCGAGGTCGTCGTCGAGACGGCTCTGGTCGACATGGCCGAACGCGGCTTCCGCCGCGGGAGACCCGACCGCTGGAGTGCTGCCACGGCGACCTACGCGGTCGCCGACCTCGGGACGGGGTCGGGCGCCATCGCCCTGGCGTTGGCGGCGGAGCTTCCCGACGCCCGGGTGTGGGCGACCGATCTCGATGCCGACGCCCTCGCCGTGGCGGGTGCCAACGCCGCGGGGTCCGGAGCACCCGGTGCCCGGATCCGTGTGGCACAGGGGTCGTGGTTCGACGCCCTCCCCGACGACCTGCGCGGGTCGTTGCAACTGGTGGTCTCCAACCCGCCCTACGTGGCCGCCGAGGAGTGGGAGGACCTCGACCGTTCGGTGCGGGAGCACGAGCCCCGGCAGGCCCTCGTGAGCGGGGGCGACGGCCTCGCGGACCTGGCGACGGTCGTGAATGGCGCCCGTGAGTGGCTGGTGCCGGGGGGCACGCTTGTGCTCGAGGTCGGTGAGACGCAGGGCGGGGACGTCTCGGCACTCGCGCGCGGCGCCGGGTTCGCCGAGGCCGAGCTTCGCGCCGATCTCGCAGGCGCCGACCGGGTGCTGCTGGCGCACTCGCCGGGCTGA
- the prfA gene encoding peptide chain release factor 1, which yields MYEQLPDLARELEDLERRLPDIYASGDRAAAREAGRRHQWLKPVVAAWRERNVAEEDLADARELLDGETDADMKDYLSGEIDEKQARLTELDEELTRLLVPPDPNEGRDVIVEIRGAEGGDEANLWAGDLFRMYERYAARAGLPLEVLARQESDMGGFREISFLVKGDDAWRLFKHEAGPHRVQRVPTTESQGRIHTSAATVAVLPEAEEVDVTIDPNDLEIDVFRSSGPGGQSVNTTDSAVRVTHTPTGVTVSCQDEKSQLQNKDKALRILRARLLRAEQERQEAEVAEARRGQVGGGGRGEKIRTYNFKENRVTDHRVGLTVHKLDRVLEGDLEEIVDALAAAERSAAVGSGDAEPDSA from the coding sequence GTGTACGAGCAGCTGCCCGACCTGGCCCGTGAGCTCGAGGACCTCGAGCGCCGCCTGCCCGACATCTACGCGTCGGGTGACCGGGCAGCGGCCCGGGAGGCAGGGCGCCGGCACCAGTGGTTGAAGCCCGTGGTGGCCGCCTGGCGGGAGCGCAACGTCGCCGAGGAGGATCTCGCCGACGCCCGGGAGCTGCTCGACGGCGAGACGGATGCCGACATGAAGGACTATCTCTCCGGTGAGATCGACGAGAAGCAGGCCCGCCTCACCGAGCTCGACGAGGAACTGACCCGGCTGCTCGTGCCGCCCGATCCCAACGAGGGCCGCGACGTGATCGTCGAGATCCGCGGGGCCGAGGGGGGCGACGAGGCGAACCTCTGGGCGGGCGACCTGTTCCGTATGTACGAGCGGTACGCCGCCCGGGCCGGCCTCCCCCTCGAGGTTCTGGCGCGCCAGGAGTCCGACATGGGGGGCTTCCGGGAGATCAGCTTCCTCGTCAAGGGCGACGATGCGTGGAGGCTCTTCAAGCACGAGGCGGGCCCGCACCGTGTGCAGCGGGTACCCACCACCGAGAGCCAGGGCCGCATCCACACGAGCGCGGCGACGGTCGCCGTTCTCCCCGAGGCAGAGGAGGTCGACGTCACGATCGACCCCAACGACCTCGAGATCGACGTGTTCCGCAGCTCGGGACCGGGTGGCCAGTCGGTCAACACGACCGACTCGGCGGTGCGTGTCACGCACACACCGACGGGTGTCACCGTGTCGTGCCAGGACGAGAAGAGCCAGCTCCAGAACAAGGACAAGGCGCTGCGCATCCTCCGTGCCCGGCTCCTACGCGCCGAGCAGGAACGCCAGGAGGCCGAGGTGGCCGAGGCGCGTCGTGGCCAGGTCGGCGGTGGTGGACGCGGCGAGAAGATCCGTACCTACAACTTCAAGGAGAACCGGGTCACCGACCACCGGGTCGGGTTGACGGTCCACAAGCTCGACAGGGTCCTCGAGGGTGACCTCGAAGAGATCGTCGACGCCCTCGCCGCCGCGGAGCGCAGCGCTGCTGTCGGCAGCGGTGACGCGGAACCTGACAGTGCCTGA
- a CDS encoding P-loop NTPase fold protein, with protein sequence MTDDVQQSISADLPLVDPDDDRLGYAPFAERLAGAIAALDPDQAMVLALNGAWGSGKTTVLNFVEHHLRYEQRHGPVVVVRFNPWQFSPDDDLAVRLVDQMQAGLAPANVQLASALEDIGALLSGKRLSTSRRRRGGVPFALDEARAAVADELRKVPRVAVLIDDVDRLEAHQLTELFRAVRAVADFPNVVYLLAFDEGVARSVLSSGSVIDGGQYLEKMVQSAFELPDLDRSLLRDLFFESIDRVLLAEERAGRLDVRYWGNVYWDGLDHFIVTPRHVNRLTNALAITYPGIAGEVNVVDLIAIETLRMFVPHVYETVRAHPYLFTGAAPRVHDSEGARRLRAEEAFHQEWLEQVPSTDRDAVKRLVTRVFPRLESVWGTTSFGPESEKLWRRQLRVASPDSFSVYFRFSVPPGRVSRRELEALLRAGGDREAFDELLVEILRADPDRTADRARSLLEQAADLDVADVKPSHAVICLNVLLDRGDDILRFDRTARGSFEFDLAAVLGRALRFFVECVPETERAEVVLEHVRDTKSIAAPDVLFEALVEDVRSSARQTGALSPEDLARIDVACLDLIREGARSGALAAAPLLPRLLGRWSSVSGIDAARSWFARSATDDQALRRLIAGFSHLEIRAEGDDVAGVATTAVDTAALDEYVDVTAVAAWAREQLASGEGTRLERAALKAVSSWSPDE encoded by the coding sequence GTGACCGACGACGTCCAGCAGTCAATCTCGGCGGACCTACCGCTCGTCGACCCCGACGACGACCGACTGGGGTACGCCCCGTTCGCCGAACGCCTCGCCGGCGCGATCGCGGCGCTCGACCCCGACCAGGCGATGGTCCTTGCGCTCAACGGCGCCTGGGGCTCCGGCAAGACCACGGTTCTGAACTTCGTCGAGCACCATCTTCGCTACGAACAGCGCCACGGCCCCGTGGTCGTCGTGCGCTTCAATCCGTGGCAGTTCTCCCCCGACGACGACCTGGCCGTGCGGCTCGTCGATCAGATGCAGGCAGGCCTCGCGCCGGCGAACGTCCAGTTGGCCTCGGCCCTCGAGGACATCGGAGCGCTCCTGTCCGGGAAGCGTCTCTCGACCTCCCGGAGACGACGCGGTGGTGTTCCATTCGCTCTCGATGAAGCGCGCGCAGCCGTCGCGGACGAGCTCCGAAAGGTCCCGCGCGTCGCTGTCCTCATCGATGACGTCGACCGACTCGAGGCGCATCAGCTCACGGAGCTCTTCCGCGCGGTTCGGGCCGTGGCCGACTTCCCGAACGTCGTGTACCTACTGGCCTTCGATGAGGGTGTTGCCCGCAGCGTCCTCTCGAGTGGTTCGGTGATCGACGGCGGCCAGTACCTCGAGAAGATGGTCCAGTCCGCCTTCGAGCTCCCGGATCTCGACCGGTCTCTGCTGCGCGATCTCTTCTTCGAGAGCATCGACCGGGTTCTCCTGGCAGAGGAACGCGCAGGCCGTCTCGATGTGCGCTACTGGGGAAACGTCTACTGGGACGGTCTCGACCACTTCATCGTCACCCCACGCCATGTGAACCGACTGACCAATGCCCTGGCCATCACGTATCCGGGGATAGCCGGCGAGGTCAACGTCGTCGACCTGATCGCGATCGAGACGCTTCGAATGTTCGTTCCACACGTGTACGAGACGGTGCGGGCTCATCCGTATCTCTTCACGGGAGCAGCTCCACGAGTGCACGATTCCGAGGGTGCCCGCAGGCTTCGTGCCGAGGAGGCGTTTCATCAGGAATGGCTCGAGCAGGTTCCGAGCACCGACCGCGACGCCGTGAAGCGGCTCGTCACACGCGTGTTCCCGCGCCTCGAGAGCGTGTGGGGCACGACGTCATTCGGCCCCGAGAGCGAAAAGCTCTGGCGTCGGCAGCTGCGTGTTGCATCCCCCGACAGCTTTTCCGTCTATTTCCGCTTCTCGGTGCCCCCTGGCCGGGTTTCGCGGCGCGAGCTGGAGGCACTGTTGCGGGCAGGAGGTGATCGGGAGGCCTTCGACGAGCTACTGGTCGAGATCCTGCGCGCGGATCCCGATCGGACCGCCGACAGGGCCCGCTCGCTGCTGGAGCAGGCGGCAGACCTCGACGTCGCCGATGTCAAGCCCTCACATGCCGTCATCTGCCTAAACGTTCTCCTCGACCGGGGTGACGACATCCTCCGCTTCGACCGGACAGCCCGGGGAAGTTTCGAGTTCGACCTCGCCGCCGTCCTGGGGCGTGCTCTGAGGTTCTTCGTCGAATGTGTGCCCGAGACAGAACGTGCCGAGGTCGTTCTCGAGCACGTGCGCGACACGAAGTCGATAGCGGCTCCCGATGTGCTCTTCGAGGCTCTGGTCGAGGATGTGCGCTCTTCTGCGCGCCAGACCGGTGCTCTGAGCCCCGAGGATCTCGCTCGAATCGATGTGGCGTGCCTGGACCTGATCCGGGAGGGCGCGAGAAGCGGTGCCCTGGCTGCGGCTCCGTTGCTTCCCAGACTGCTCGGTAGGTGGTCGAGTGTTTCCGGTATCGATGCTGCGCGCTCGTGGTTCGCCCGCTCGGCAACGGATGATCAGGCGCTTCGACGCCTCATCGCCGGGTTCTCCCACCTGGAGATCCGGGCTGAGGGCGACGATGTCGCCGGCGTGGCGACGACAGCCGTCGACACGGCAGCCCTCGATGAGTACGTCGACGTGACCGCTGTTGCAGCCTGGGCTCGGGAACAGCTTGCGTCGGGTGAGGGGACACGCCTCGAACGGGCTGCGTTGAAGGCAGTTTCGTCGTGGTCACCCGACGAATGA